The window TACCAGGCAGTCGCCACCTCGGCCGTACCGTCTGGGCCGCCCGTCGACTCGCCGGACGTTGCGGCCGAGACGGAGTCCGGTGCTGCGGCCGAGGCGGTCGAGCCGGCCGGAGACGAGCCGCCCGGCGATACCGCAGCCGCCGCCGGCCGGGCGGAGCGCATCGCCGGCTCGCGGGAGCGCACCGCCGGCCCGGCGGAGCGCACCGCCGGCCCGGCGGAGCGCACCGTCTGGTCGCCCGGCGCCTTCACCGATGACGACCTGATCGGCCGGATCGGGGCCCGCCTCGTCACGGCGGCCCGCCGTGCGGAACGTTCCGGGTACACCGCCAGGGTCCGGCGCGGGCCGGTCCCGGTGGTCGAGCTCCCGGCAGCGACCGTGCGGTTCCTGGTGCCCAACGACCTCGGGTATGTGCACACCGACGCCCGGGCCGGAGTCCGTGACGACGTGATCGCGCTGGCTGTCTGGGCCTTCCGGGCCGCCGACGAGCAGCAACCGGCCGCCGACGACTGCGTGATCGACGTCGGGGGCTCCGGAGCCGGTACGACCACCGGTTCCGGTCTCGAAGGGCTTGTCGAGTTCGCCGCCGAGGTGCTGCGGGGTGGCGCCGTCCACTCGGGCGCCGGCCTCGCCGCCACGGCCGCGGGACACCTGACCGCGCTGGAACGGGCCGGGCTGCGGTGGCCGCTCGACGCCGCCACCGAACTCGCCGGGCAGCTCACGGCCTACCGGGATCGCAGCGCCCGCTACTCACCGGAACTACTCGCCGACCTGCTCGCGGAACTCTTCGCCAGGCACCGGGCGGCGACCGCGGACGGGGCGGCCGCGGCCCGGGCCCGGGTGCTCGGCTCCGAGGAGGCGGCCGAGACCCCGTTGCGCCGGGTTCGGCTGGACGGCCTCGGTGCCCGGGTCACCGCGATCGACGACGAACGGCGCATCGAGGTCTTCCACGGCCAGCCGGCCAGTGGTGTCGTCCTCGTCTCCCAGCGGCAGTGGACCACCCCTGAGGACGGCCCGGCCCTGGGGCGGAGGCGCATCGCCGGGACCACCATCGCCGCGGTGGCCGCGGGGACTCTGGTGACCGAGTCCGCGGTCCGCAGTGCCAGCCGGGCGGTCCGATTGAGTGCCAGCCGGGTCGCGAAATCCACGGTCACCGCCTCGAACGGCGCCTGGGACGGGCTTCCCGACGGCCTACTCATCCGCGACTACGCCCGCCTCGCCGCCGACCTCGACACGATGCCGCCCCGCGCGGTCCGCGCCCGGGTCCGCGCCGAACTGGTCCGGGTTCTCGCGATAACCGAGGTCGGTCCGGCCCACTACTCGCCCGGCGCCCAGCGACTCACCGTGGAGATCCGCGACAGCCACGGCAACACGGCGAACGTGGTCGCCACCCACGCCGCGGTCGCCCCGGGCCGCCTCGACGCGGTCGCCGCGGCCCTGGGCGGTCATCGTGGCAAGCCCCGCTACGTCGCCGGAAGCGTCCACCGCAGCGGCGGCCGCGTGGTGATCGACCCCTACGCGATCGCCGCCGACGGTGCACCGATCATCCCCGACCTGGTCACCGCCGACGCCTTCCCCGGTCTATCGGGCGGGGACGCGCCAACCGGGCCAGCCTCGGTTTCCGGTGGGGACGCTTCTACCCTGCCCGTTCCGGCCTCGGGTGGGCGGGGGAACGGTGCCGGGGGTGCCGATGCGCCGGCCGGTGTCGAGGTTTGGGACGACGACGGGACGGATGTGCTCGCGGCTGCTGTGGCGGCGGCCCGGGACGTGCTGGCGGAGGCGGCGCACACGGGCCTCGCTCACCTACCGGCCGCGTATGCCGATCGGCTCGCCCGGGCCCGGAATGTGCTCGCCCGGGTCGGGCTGCATCGGGTGGCGTCCGCGCTCGACGATGTGTCCGCCCGGCTCAGCCCGGACCCAGGCATCGACGCGGCGAACGCTTGGGCCGACGCCTACCTGCGAGTCAGCCTCGCCGCGGATCTCCTCTGAGATGGCGGCCACCGGAGGAGCCCCCGTGTTCCGGGACGCCGCGGCCACCGATCGGGACGCCATCGGAGTGTTCTGGCCGCATCCCGAGCGCGTCGACCGTCGTCTCGCGGCCGCCGCGGACGGTACCGAGACGTTTCTGGTGGCGGTCGACCCGGCGGAGGGGACGGTGCTCGGCACCGCCAGTGTCCGGTGGGGCGGCGGCTGTGACGATGCGACCCGGCCGTTGCTCTACGGATTGGCGGTTCGCCCGGAGCTTCGTGGTCGAGGGCTGGGTAGTGCTCTGATCAGGCATGTCGCCGCCCTCGTGGCGGACCGCGGATTCGCCGAGATAAGCCTTGAGGTGGAGGCGGGTAACGAGGGCGCCATCCGGCTGTATCACCGGCTCGGATTCGTGACCGCCGGTCCGCACCTGCACGTCTGGCGGTCCGCCTCGGCCACGGGCACCGTCGACGTCCTGATCCTGCACGGCCGAGCCGCGCGGATCCGGCCCACGCCGACCCCCTGACCGGGCGGAGACGTCCGGTCCGCGGAGCGGGGGTCCGATCCGTGGAGCGGGGCGTTCGGTTCGGCGGCGCGGGGTGTCAGCCGAGGCTGATGGCGTCCTCCACGCCTGTCTCGTGGGGGCCCAGGAAGATCGGGTCTCGGGCGGTCAGGACGTCGGCCGCGGCCTTGACGGCGGCGCCGTATTCGCGGACCTCGCCTCGCAGCCACATCGCCTCGTAGATGCGGACGCTGTCGTCGCCCACGCCGGTGGCTTCGATGCCCTGTTCGCGGCAGAGGGTGACCGCCCGGGGGAGGTGGAAGGCCTGGGTCACCACGATCGCCTGATCGACGCCGAAGATCTTGTTGGCTCGGACACACGAGTCGTAGGTGTCGAAGCCGGCGTGGTCGAGGACCACCCGGTCGGCGGGCACCCCGCGAGCCACCAGCCAGGACTGCATGGCGCCCGGTTCGTCGTAGGTCCACCGCCCGTGGTCGCCGGAGACCAGGATCGCCTTGACCTTGCCGTTCTCCAAGAGTTGACGGGCGATCTCCAGGCGCGCGGCCAGGAACGCCGAAGGCTGGCCGTCGTCGCCCACCTGAGCGCCGAGAACGAGCGCCACCGGGGCGGCGGGCACCGAGGCCACGTCATAGAGGTAACCGTCGGCGGAGGACCGTACCCAATGGGCGCAGCCGAGAGCGACGAGAACCGCGACCAGACCGCCGACCGTGCCCACCGCCATCAGACGGCGCAGCCGTCGCCAGGAGAGAAACGCCCGCAGCGAGGCGATCGTCAACCAGGTGGGGAGATGGGGGCGCTTCCGCATCGGTCCGAGGATGGCAGACGGGGTCAACCGGCCGGGCCGGGCTCAATGGCAGCATGTGGCCATGATCGATATCGCTCCTGACCGGGATCCGCTGGTTCGATGGGCGTTGCACGCGCCGGGCGCCCGGGTGTGGCGGCGACCCGGCGCGGTCGTCGTCGCCTGCGCGGACCTGTCGCATTGGGATCGCCTCGTGATCAACGGCGAGCCGGAGGCGGTGGCCGGGCTCCTCCGGGAGGCGCTGGCCGAGACCGGGGAGACATTCCGGCCATTCGGTACGGAAGAGTTGGTCACCGAAGTCGTCGAGCGGGTCCCGGAGTTGGAGATCAGCGCCACGTTCGCATGGATGGAGACGACCGAGCCGGTGGGGCAGCGCAGCCGGCCGACCGAGCAGGCCGGTGGGCCGGCCGGGCAGGCTCGGTCGACCGGGCAGGGTGGGTCGATCGGGCAGGCCGGCGGGTCGATCGGGCAGGCTCGGTCGGCCGGGCAGGGTGGGTCGATCGGGCAGGGCGGCGGGTCGATCGGGCAGGGCGGCGGGAAGATCGACCCGGGTGGCGGGCTCGTAGAGGCGGTGTGGCTTGCGGAGACCGACTGGCCCGAGGTGACCGCGATGATCAAGGAGGCCTACCCGGAGTCCTACGCCTGGCCGGGTAACCCCGGCGTGCGGCGCTGGGCGGGCATCCGCGGCACCGACGGTGAGCTGCTCACGGTGGCCGCGGAGGCGTGGTCGACGGCGGATATCGGATTCATGTCGGGGGTGGCCACCCGCCCGTCGGCGCGTGGGCGCGGCCTCGGGGCGGCCATCTGCGCGTTCGTGGCCGATGAGTTGCTGGCCGGCCGGGAGCGGGTGGCGTTGCTGGTGGACTACTGGAACGCGGCGGCGTTGGCCACCTACACCAGGCTGGGCTTCACGACCAGGCGGGTGGCGGCGGCCCGCCGCCGCTGAGAAACGCGGGAGAGGGCAAGGCCCGAGGAAGGGAACGGCCAGGGCGGAAGCGCGAAGCCGAAAGGGACGAGCGAAGCCGAAAAGGACGGGCAAGACCGAAGGACCGGCGAAGCCGAAAGGGACGGGCAAGACCGAAGGGCCGGCGAAGCCGAAAGGGACGGCCAAAGCCAAACGGTACGGGCAAGACCGAAGGATCAGCGAAGCCGAAAAGAACGGGCGACGCCGGGAAACGGTCGAGCCCGGGGCGGGATCAGGCCGTCCGGCGCGTGGTGTAGAGCAGATACTCCCAGTCCATGGCCCCGTCGCCGAGATCATGGCGTTCGGCGAGGGCGAGCAGCGCGGCGTCCAGTTCGGCGACCCGGCCCGGATCGTCGGCGATGTTGCGATAGACGGCGATCGTCGGCCCGTAGTTGGTCTTGAAGTAGTCACGGAACCCGGCAGCGGTCCGGAAGTGATCGACCCGCAGCGTGCGGCGTTCGAACGACACGTCGGTGACCCCGTCGCCGAACAGGGTCGCGAGGTGGGCCGGATCACCCCACAACGGCGGCGGCTGGGCGCCGGGCGGCGGCGGTGC of the Actinoplanes sichuanensis genome contains:
- a CDS encoding GNAT family N-acetyltransferase, encoding MFRDAAATDRDAIGVFWPHPERVDRRLAAAADGTETFLVAVDPAEGTVLGTASVRWGGGCDDATRPLLYGLAVRPELRGRGLGSALIRHVAALVADRGFAEISLEVEAGNEGAIRLYHRLGFVTAGPHLHVWRSASATGTVDVLILHGRAARIRPTPTP
- a CDS encoding SanA/YdcF family protein, with protein sequence MRKRPHLPTWLTIASLRAFLSWRRLRRLMAVGTVGGLVAVLVALGCAHWVRSSADGYLYDVASVPAAPVALVLGAQVGDDGQPSAFLAARLEIARQLLENGKVKAILVSGDHGRWTYDEPGAMQSWLVARGVPADRVVLDHAGFDTYDSCVRANKIFGVDQAIVVTQAFHLPRAVTLCREQGIEATGVGDDSVRIYEAMWLRGEVREYGAAVKAAADVLTARDPIFLGPHETGVEDAISLG
- a CDS encoding GNAT family N-acetyltransferase, which gives rise to MIDIAPDRDPLVRWALHAPGARVWRRPGAVVVACADLSHWDRLVINGEPEAVAGLLREALAETGETFRPFGTEELVTEVVERVPELEISATFAWMETTEPVGQRSRPTEQAGGPAGQARSTGQGGSIGQAGGSIGQARSAGQGGSIGQGGGSIGQGGGKIDPGGGLVEAVWLAETDWPEVTAMIKEAYPESYAWPGNPGVRRWAGIRGTDGELLTVAAEAWSTADIGFMSGVATRPSARGRGLGAAICAFVADELLAGRERVALLVDYWNAAALATYTRLGFTTRRVAAARRR